One part of the Sphingobium yanoikuyae genome encodes these proteins:
- a CDS encoding oxidoreductase, whose protein sequence is MSALIPKTFLITGVSSGLGRAFAEGALDAGHAVVGTVRNPKDAQAFAALAPGRAHPLLLDVTHLDAIADAVADAERRAGSVDVLVNNAGYGHEGVLEESSIDDLQRQFAANVFGPVAMMKAVLPGMRERRRGHIVNITSMGGFITMPGISFYCGSKFALEGISEALGKEVAPFGIHVTALAPGQFRTDWAGRSMDRTPRSIADYDAVMDPIRAARQAKSGQQPGDPARAAQALLALVDAPAPPMRLFLGDDALGLVEGKMAAMEAEIEQWRALSRSTSFAA, encoded by the coding sequence ATGTCGGCGCTGATCCCCAAGACTTTCCTGATTACCGGCGTCAGTTCCGGCCTGGGCCGGGCCTTTGCCGAGGGCGCGCTGGACGCCGGCCATGCCGTCGTCGGGACCGTGCGGAACCCCAAGGATGCCCAAGCCTTTGCGGCGCTCGCGCCCGGTCGGGCGCATCCGCTGTTGCTGGACGTGACGCATCTTGACGCGATTGCGGATGCCGTGGCGGACGCCGAGCGGCGCGCCGGGTCGGTCGACGTGCTGGTGAACAATGCGGGCTATGGTCATGAGGGCGTGCTGGAGGAATCGTCGATCGACGATCTGCAGCGCCAGTTCGCGGCCAATGTGTTCGGCCCGGTGGCAATGATGAAGGCGGTACTGCCCGGCATGCGCGAAAGGCGGCGCGGGCATATCGTCAACATCACCTCCATGGGCGGGTTCATCACCATGCCCGGCATCAGCTTCTATTGCGGCAGCAAGTTCGCGCTGGAAGGGATTTCCGAAGCGCTGGGCAAGGAAGTGGCGCCGTTCGGCATTCATGTGACGGCGCTGGCGCCCGGCCAGTTCCGCACCGACTGGGCCGGGCGGTCGATGGACCGCACGCCGCGCAGCATAGCCGACTATGACGCGGTCATGGACCCGATAAGGGCGGCGCGTCAGGCCAAGAGCGGGCAGCAGCCGGGCGATCCGGCGCGCGCGGCGCAGGCCTTGCTGGCGCTGGTGGACGCGCCGGCACCACCGATGCGCCTGTTCCTGGGCGATGATGCGTTGGGCCTGGTCGAAGGCAAGATGGCCGCCATGGAAGCAGAGATCGAGCAATGGCGCGCATTGTCCCGCTCCACCAGCTTTGCCGCATAA
- the tpiA gene encoding triose-phosphate isomerase gives MSRRKLVVGNWKMNGMRAHLDEVEAIGKLAAQHPAVEVGLCLPATLIMAGSQLKGAAFIGAQNCHMELSGAYTGSLSAEMLIEAGATWVITGHSERRETRGETNADVAAKSVAAHAAGMKVILCVGETLAVRDAGDADEVVTAQLLASLPEGASADWLAVAYEPIWAIGTGRIPTLEAIQSMHATLRAALASRIGQEQADAMRILYGGSMNGDNAAEIIALPDVDGGLVGGASLSAAKFEPVIAAAD, from the coding sequence ATGAGCAGGCGCAAGCTGGTGGTCGGCAACTGGAAGATGAACGGGATGCGCGCGCATCTCGACGAGGTGGAGGCAATCGGCAAGCTCGCCGCGCAGCATCCGGCGGTGGAAGTCGGGCTCTGCCTGCCGGCCACGCTGATCATGGCCGGGTCGCAGCTGAAGGGCGCGGCCTTCATCGGCGCCCAGAATTGTCATATGGAACTGAGCGGCGCCTATACCGGCTCGCTGTCGGCCGAGATGCTGATCGAGGCGGGGGCGACCTGGGTCATTACCGGTCATAGCGAACGGCGCGAGACGCGCGGCGAGACCAACGCCGATGTCGCCGCCAAGTCGGTCGCCGCCCATGCGGCGGGCATGAAGGTGATCCTGTGCGTCGGCGAAACGCTCGCCGTGCGCGATGCGGGCGATGCCGACGAAGTGGTCACCGCCCAGTTGCTCGCCTCGCTGCCCGAAGGCGCGAGCGCCGACTGGCTGGCCGTCGCCTATGAACCCATCTGGGCGATCGGCACCGGCCGTATCCCGACGCTGGAGGCGATCCAGTCGATGCACGCCACCTTGCGGGCTGCGCTTGCCAGTCGGATCGGCCAGGAACAGGCCGACGCCATGCGCATCCTTTATGGCGGATCGATGAACGGCGATAATGCCGCCGAGATCATCGCCCTGCCGGACGTCGACGGCGGCCTGGTCGGCGGCGCCAGCCTGTCGGCTGCCAAGTTCGAACCGGTGATCGCCGCCGCGGATTGA
- a CDS encoding NUDIX domain-containing protein: protein MSEENDAGRPAATIVIVRDRPGAAPDLLMMERAATMAFAAGALVFPGGGVDDSDRALAASMSSDLASDEVAARIAAIRETIEESGLGVGLAGSVDAATVSAIRAGLLGGAPLGDLLAPRGIALALDALVPFARWHPSTREKAIRVYDTRFYLARAPLGQEASVDATENVRLFWSSAAATIARADGGDGHVIFPTRRNLERLAQYDSFDALAAHARSIPVEKVRPWFEERDGEPHLCIPAHLGYPVTSEPMRQVRRG, encoded by the coding sequence ATGAGCGAAGAGAATGACGCGGGCCGCCCCGCAGCGACGATCGTGATCGTGCGCGACCGGCCGGGGGCAGCGCCCGACCTGCTGATGATGGAACGGGCCGCGACCATGGCCTTTGCCGCCGGTGCGCTGGTCTTTCCGGGCGGCGGCGTCGACGATAGTGACCGGGCGCTGGCCGCCAGTATGTCCAGCGATCTGGCCAGTGACGAGGTCGCTGCACGGATCGCGGCCATTCGCGAGACGATCGAGGAAAGCGGCCTGGGCGTCGGTCTGGCGGGGTCTGTCGATGCCGCGACCGTGTCGGCGATTCGCGCGGGCCTGCTCGGCGGGGCGCCGCTGGGCGATCTTCTGGCGCCGCGCGGCATCGCCCTGGCGCTGGATGCGCTGGTGCCGTTCGCCCGCTGGCACCCGTCTACACGGGAAAAGGCGATCCGCGTCTATGACACCCGCTTCTATCTCGCCCGCGCGCCACTGGGGCAGGAGGCAAGCGTCGACGCGACCGAGAATGTCCGCCTGTTCTGGAGCAGCGCCGCCGCGACCATCGCCCGCGCCGATGGCGGCGACGGGCATGTCATCTTCCCGACCCGCCGCAATCTGGAACGGCTGGCGCAATATGACAGTTTCGACGCGCTCGCCGCCCATGCCCGCAGCATCCCGGTGGAAAAGGTGCGCCCCTGGTTCGAGGAGCGCGACGGCGAGCCGCATCTCTGCATCCCGGCGCATCTTGGTTATCCGGTCACGTCGGAACCAATGCGGCAGGTCCGGCGTGGTTAG
- the trpE gene encoding anthranilate synthase component I → MAAQGGMVDGTAVARAALAQDRSGLVWRRQIADTDTPISAALKLFEPDRGDFLLESVEGGAVRGRYSLIGLAPDLVYRAEGAKGEINRQWATDRDAFVPAEQDALQALRSLVAECRADLDPALPAALACLVGYFGYETVGLVEKLPRPAANDIALPDMLFVRPTVILVFDRLADALFLVAPVWKDQAADADKAIAQALERIDATAARLAAPLPAVPAPADIAEIDVTPVLEPGRYAQMVDRAKDYIVAGDIFQVVLAQRFTSPFTLPPIALYRALRRINPSPFLYYLDLPGFALIGSSPEILVRARDGEVTIRPIAGTRPRGKNAVEDAANRASLLDDPKERAEHLMLLDLGRNDVGRVASAGSVTVTESYTVEFYSHVMHIVSNVVGRLAPEKDAIDALFAGFPAGTVSGAPKVRACEIIAELEPETRGAYAGGVGYFGPDGNMDSCIVLRTAVLKDGVMHVQAGAGIVADSTAEYEQRECEAKSGALLAAAREAVSLAKQAGYGQ, encoded by the coding sequence ATGGCGGCGCAGGGGGGAATGGTGGACGGCACGGCCGTCGCTCGCGCGGCACTGGCACAGGACCGTTCGGGTCTGGTGTGGCGGCGGCAGATTGCCGACACCGACACGCCGATCTCCGCTGCGCTCAAGCTGTTCGAGCCGGACCGGGGCGACTTCCTGCTGGAATCGGTCGAGGGCGGCGCGGTGCGTGGCCGCTACAGCCTAATCGGCCTGGCCCCCGACCTCGTCTATCGCGCCGAGGGCGCAAAGGGCGAGATCAACCGCCAATGGGCGACCGATCGCGACGCCTTCGTCCCCGCCGAACAGGATGCGTTGCAGGCGCTGCGATCGCTGGTCGCCGAATGCCGCGCCGATCTGGACCCCGCCCTGCCGGCCGCGCTCGCCTGTCTGGTCGGCTATTTCGGCTATGAGACGGTGGGCTTGGTCGAAAAGCTGCCCCGCCCCGCCGCCAACGACATTGCCCTGCCCGACATGCTGTTCGTGCGGCCGACCGTCATCCTGGTGTTCGATCGCCTGGCCGACGCCCTGTTCCTGGTCGCCCCGGTGTGGAAGGATCAGGCTGCCGACGCCGACAAGGCGATCGCGCAGGCGCTGGAACGGATCGACGCGACCGCCGCGCGCCTGGCCGCGCCGCTGCCGGCCGTGCCCGCCCCGGCCGACATTGCCGAGATCGACGTGACGCCGGTGCTGGAACCGGGCCGCTACGCCCAGATGGTCGACCGCGCCAAGGACTATATCGTCGCGGGCGACATCTTCCAGGTGGTGCTGGCGCAGCGCTTCACCAGCCCCTTCACTTTGCCGCCGATCGCGCTCTATCGCGCGCTGCGCCGGATCAATCCGTCGCCCTTCCTCTATTATCTCGACCTGCCCGGCTTTGCGCTGATCGGGTCCAGCCCGGAAATCCTGGTCCGCGCCCGCGATGGCGAAGTGACGATCCGGCCGATCGCCGGCACCCGCCCGCGCGGCAAGAATGCGGTCGAGGACGCCGCCAACCGCGCCAGCCTGCTCGACGATCCCAAGGAACGGGCCGAGCATCTGATGCTGCTGGACCTGGGCCGCAACGATGTCGGCCGCGTCGCCAGCGCCGGCAGCGTCACCGTGACCGAAAGCTATACGGTCGAATTCTACAGCCATGTGATGCACATCGTGTCGAACGTGGTCGGTCGGCTGGCACCGGAGAAGGACGCGATCGACGCGCTGTTCGCGGGCTTCCCGGCCGGCACCGTGTCGGGCGCGCCCAAGGTCCGCGCCTGCGAGATCATCGCCGAACTGGAGCCGGAAACGCGCGGTGCCTATGCCGGCGGCGTCGGCTATTTCGGCCCGGACGGCAATATGGACAGCTGCATCGTGCTGCGCACCGCCGTGCTGAAGGATGGCGTGATGCACGTCCAGGCCGGCGCCGGCATCGTCGCCGATTCGACCGCCGAATATGAGCAGCGCGAATGCGAGGCCAAGAGCGGCGCCCTGCTCGCCGCCGCGCGCGAAGCCGTCAGCCTCGCCAAGCAGGCCGGCTACGGGCAGTAA
- a CDS encoding peptidylprolyl isomerase — translation MLSVFRSFIRSKFGAFFAILFLGLIAAAFILGDISSGKFGTGLGGGDTVAKAGGSKLRMSELQDRIQRVFENARRENPGMQIGDFFAQGGGKQVFDQLVAALTLKQFASDQGVHISKRLVDAQIAQIPAFQDAAGNFSQDNFRALLQRERISEQSLRDDISREILQRQLLAPVGLGVKLPDSVALPYASLLLEERQGTIAAIPAAAFLDAKEPTDAQVTDFYKKNAARYTIPEQRRIRYAVIDSERFAQAAQPTEAEITAAYNQNKAAYAAKENRSVEQLVLPTQAGAKAIADQVKAGKTLAAAAQGAGLAVSTLTDQSREALAATASKPVADAAFAAKQGELVGPVRGSLGWIVLRVTALNNVPARALASVRDEIIATLRTQKEKQLLTDFTGKIEDQIANGGTFEEVAKDNGLKLETSPLLVSSGKQVEDETYQPNSDLQPLLAPVFAMSADDDAQLVPITADKRYALAAPGDIVAPAPPPLAKIKPLVVAQYKLSQGYEKAQKVAEDIRAKVAKGTKLADALAQAGVKLPAPQVVGGRRADLMRGQQRPPAEIAILFSMAANSVKTLPIGQDRGTFVVQLNAIKRGDAAGQPELLNQVRTQLGDVVGEEYGAQFERAIEKDMGVTRKANAVAEAQKALSATNSGEQ, via the coding sequence ATGCTCTCTGTCTTCCGCAGTTTCATCCGTTCCAAATTCGGCGCCTTTTTCGCGATCCTCTTTCTGGGGTTGATCGCGGCGGCGTTCATCCTGGGCGACATTTCCAGCGGCAAGTTCGGGACTGGCCTGGGCGGCGGCGACACCGTCGCAAAGGCCGGCGGTTCCAAGCTGCGCATGAGCGAGTTGCAGGACCGCATCCAGCGCGTGTTCGAAAATGCGCGCCGCGAAAATCCGGGCATGCAGATCGGCGATTTCTTTGCCCAGGGTGGTGGCAAGCAGGTGTTCGACCAGCTGGTCGCCGCGCTGACGCTCAAGCAGTTCGCCAGCGATCAGGGCGTCCATATCAGCAAGCGGCTGGTCGATGCGCAGATCGCGCAGATCCCCGCCTTCCAGGACGCCGCCGGCAATTTCAGCCAGGATAATTTCCGCGCCCTGCTGCAGCGCGAGCGGATCAGCGAACAGTCGCTGCGCGACGATATCAGCCGCGAAATCCTGCAGCGCCAGCTGCTGGCCCCGGTCGGTCTGGGCGTGAAGCTGCCCGACAGCGTGGCGCTGCCCTATGCGTCGCTGCTGCTGGAAGAACGCCAGGGCACGATCGCCGCGATCCCGGCCGCCGCTTTCCTGGACGCCAAGGAGCCGACCGACGCGCAGGTTACCGATTTCTACAAGAAGAATGCCGCGCGCTACACCATCCCGGAACAGCGCCGCATCCGCTATGCCGTGATCGACAGTGAGCGTTTCGCCCAGGCGGCCCAGCCGACCGAGGCGGAAATCACCGCCGCCTACAATCAGAACAAGGCGGCCTATGCCGCCAAGGAAAATCGCAGCGTCGAACAGCTTGTGCTGCCGACCCAGGCGGGCGCCAAGGCGATCGCCGACCAGGTGAAGGCCGGCAAGACGCTGGCCGCCGCGGCGCAGGGTGCGGGCCTTGCCGTGTCGACCCTGACCGACCAGAGCCGCGAGGCGCTGGCCGCCACCGCGTCCAAGCCGGTCGCCGACGCCGCCTTTGCCGCCAAGCAGGGCGAACTGGTCGGCCCGGTCCGTGGTTCGCTCGGCTGGATCGTGCTGCGCGTCACCGCGCTCAACAATGTCCCGGCCCGTGCGCTGGCTTCGGTGCGCGATGAGATCATTGCGACGCTGCGCACCCAGAAGGAAAAGCAGCTGCTGACCGACTTCACCGGTAAGATCGAGGATCAGATCGCCAATGGCGGCACCTTCGAGGAAGTCGCGAAGGATAATGGCCTGAAGCTGGAAACCTCGCCGCTGCTGGTGTCGAGCGGCAAGCAGGTCGAGGACGAGACCTATCAGCCCAACAGCGACCTGCAGCCGCTGCTGGCCCCCGTCTTCGCGATGAGCGCCGACGATGATGCCCAGCTGGTGCCGATCACCGCCGACAAGCGCTATGCGCTGGCCGCGCCGGGCGACATCGTCGCCCCCGCCCCGCCGCCGCTCGCCAAGATCAAGCCGCTGGTCGTGGCCCAGTACAAGCTGAGCCAGGGCTATGAGAAGGCGCAGAAGGTTGCCGAGGACATCCGCGCCAAGGTCGCCAAGGGCACCAAGCTGGCCGATGCGCTGGCCCAGGCCGGCGTCAAGCTGCCGGCGCCGCAGGTCGTGGGTGGCCGTCGCGCCGACCTGATGCGCGGCCAGCAGCGCCCGCCGGCGGAAATCGCCATCCTCTTCTCGATGGCGGCCAACAGTGTGAAGACCCTGCCGATCGGCCAGGATCGCGGCACCTTCGTAGTGCAATTGAACGCCATCAAGCGTGGTGACGCCGCCGGTCAGCCCGAATTGCTGAACCAGGTCCGCACCCAGCTGGGCGACGTCGTGGGCGAGGAATATGGCGCCCAGTTCGAGCGCGCGATCGAGAAGGACATGGGCGTGACCCGCAAGGCGAACGCCGTGGCCGAAGCCCAGAAGGCGCTGTCCGCCACCAACAGCGGCGAGCAGTAA
- a CDS encoding extensin-like domain-containing protein — MRRLHLTLRALVIIAVILGLLWVGYALLRQRPQDLPWTRLDLSQPVGLFTGRKLAALTGERAQCLALLDRAGIAYTAMKPGGGEGQCGYADAVRLKAEKGMIALSPAGVAPSCPVVAALRVWEWQVVQPAAQRLFGQPVRSITHFGSYSCRRMYGRSQGDFSEHATADAIDVAGFVLADGHRISVVGDWKGEGKDAAFLREVRDGACDLFSTVLSPDYNAAHRDHFHLDQAERGATGWRACR; from the coding sequence ATGCGCCGCCTTCATCTGACCCTTCGTGCCCTTGTCATTATCGCTGTCATCCTTGGCCTGCTCTGGGTCGGATACGCGCTGCTGCGCCAGCGACCGCAGGATCTGCCCTGGACCAGGCTGGACCTGTCGCAGCCGGTTGGCCTGTTCACCGGTCGCAAGCTTGCCGCCCTGACCGGGGAGCGGGCGCAATGCCTGGCGCTGCTCGACCGGGCGGGCATTGCCTATACGGCGATGAAGCCGGGCGGGGGCGAGGGGCAGTGCGGCTATGCCGACGCGGTCCGGCTGAAGGCGGAAAAGGGCATGATCGCCTTGTCACCCGCCGGGGTGGCGCCGTCCTGCCCGGTGGTTGCCGCCCTGCGCGTCTGGGAATGGCAGGTGGTGCAGCCCGCCGCCCAGCGCCTGTTCGGCCAGCCGGTGCGCTCCATCACCCATTTCGGCTCCTATAGCTGCCGGCGCATGTACGGTCGCAGCCAGGGGGACTTTAGCGAACATGCCACGGCCGACGCGATCGATGTCGCGGGATTCGTGCTGGCCGATGGCCACCGGATCAGCGTGGTCGGCGACTGGAAGGGGGAGGGCAAGGACGCCGCCTTCCTGCGTGAGGTGCGCGATGGCGCCTGCGACCTTTTCTCGACCGTGCTCTCGCCCGACTATAATGCCGCCCATCGCGACCATTTCCACCTCGATCAGGCGGAACGCGGTGCGACGGGCTGGCGGGCCTGTCGTTAG
- a CDS encoding TetR/AcrR family transcriptional regulator: protein MTSIKPPSTGSRGEPVRNRVIDAAERLLRDGKAEFSMRDLATEAGVSFATPFNQFGSKAAIMQALSARRIATATQRFADKPRLDDAGRRVLLAVATVVELMLEEPRVNRAVMGWLGTPGPTHGEVLAQSTALWTLAIGAGEGLVEGHPALPALARHLAFGFRGVLSFWTAGELPDDELAANARDVANALLGGAARQA, encoded by the coding sequence ATGACGTCCATCAAGCCCCCCTCGACCGGTTCGCGTGGTGAACCCGTGCGCAATCGTGTGATCGACGCGGCCGAACGCCTGCTGCGCGACGGCAAGGCGGAATTTTCGATGCGCGATCTGGCGACCGAAGCGGGCGTCAGTTTCGCCACGCCGTTCAACCAGTTCGGCAGCAAGGCCGCGATCATGCAGGCCCTGTCGGCGCGGCGGATCGCCACCGCGACCCAGCGCTTCGCGGACAAGCCGCGGCTCGACGATGCCGGCCGGCGTGTGCTGCTGGCGGTCGCCACGGTGGTCGAGCTTATGCTGGAAGAACCGCGCGTGAACCGGGCGGTGATGGGGTGGCTCGGCACGCCGGGGCCGACCCATGGCGAAGTGCTGGCGCAGTCCACCGCGCTGTGGACCCTGGCGATCGGTGCTGGCGAAGGCCTGGTTGAAGGACACCCGGCGCTGCCCGCCCTGGCACGGCATCTGGCCTTCGGCTTTCGCGGTGTGCTGTCCTTCTGGACGGCCGGTGAATTGCCTGATGACGAACTTGCTGCCAATGCCCGCGACGTGGCGAACGCCTTGCTGGGCGGCGCAGCCAGGCAGGCCTGA
- a CDS encoding helix-turn-helix domain-containing protein, translating to MSKQSFPTFYLYGEPHRLVAEGFVHVETLDDRSRPSEWTIKPHAHSELSHIFLITSGGGAMEADGAELRFVAPSFLLVPATAVHGFKWLEETAGFVITMADAYLQDLGRHGPELAGLFERPDAIEMGAAQLPPVERLVADLMRELSWSAPGHRAAVDAAMLSLLVTALRHRSAAVHAAPRAGPHASIVARLRERIEQRFRLREPVSVHAAALGVSQTALRVACARMAGRSPAQMLDQRALLEAQRALLYSNLSIAEIGFSIGFADPAYFSRFFQRNMGLSARAYREAQQGANG from the coding sequence ATGTCGAAACAGTCCTTTCCGACCTTCTATCTTTATGGTGAGCCCCACAGGCTGGTGGCGGAGGGCTTCGTCCATGTCGAAACGCTGGACGATCGCTCACGTCCCAGCGAATGGACGATCAAACCGCATGCCCATAGCGAGCTGAGCCATATCTTCCTCATCACCTCGGGCGGCGGCGCGATGGAGGCGGATGGCGCGGAGCTGCGCTTCGTCGCGCCCAGCTTCCTGCTGGTGCCGGCCACCGCCGTGCATGGCTTCAAATGGCTGGAGGAGACCGCCGGCTTCGTCATCACCATGGCGGACGCCTATCTGCAGGATCTTGGCCGCCATGGCCCGGAACTGGCCGGCCTGTTCGAGCGGCCCGACGCGATCGAGATGGGCGCAGCGCAATTGCCGCCGGTCGAGCGGCTGGTGGCCGATCTGATGCGCGAACTCAGCTGGTCGGCGCCGGGCCACCGGGCAGCGGTCGATGCGGCGATGCTGTCGCTGCTAGTCACCGCGCTGCGCCATCGCAGCGCCGCCGTCCATGCCGCCCCGCGCGCCGGACCGCATGCGTCGATCGTGGCGCGGCTGCGCGAACGGATCGAGCAGCGCTTCCGCCTGCGCGAACCGGTGTCGGTCCATGCCGCCGCGCTGGGCGTCAGCCAGACCGCGCTACGCGTCGCCTGCGCGCGGATGGCGGGACGATCGCCGGCGCAGATGCTGGACCAGCGCGCCCTGCTCGAAGCGCAGCGGGCCCTGCTCTATTCCAACCTGTCGATTGCCGAGATCGGCTTTTCGATCGGCTTTGCCGACCCGGCCTATTTCAGCCGCTTCTTCCAGCGCAACATGGGCCTGTCCGCCCGCGCCTATCGCGAGGCACAGCAGGGCGCGAACGGTTAA
- the pobA gene encoding 4-hydroxybenzoate 3-monooxygenase: MRTSIAIIGAGPAGMFLAHLLAAEGIAAVVLERRDRTYVEGRVRAGVLEQVTTDLMHRLGLGSRLDREGLVHGGTQISLDGSLFRIDMAALTGGSAVTVYGQQEVMHDLFEAAPERGVEIVWNAQDVTLEGLDGDHPVVRWRQDSVAQELQCDYVVGCDGYHGVSRNSIPAHVLRTFERVYPFGWLGILADVPPADHELIYANHERGFALASMRSPTRSRYYIQCSLDEQVEDWSDDRFWDELCLRLGPDAASRVTRGPSFEKSIAPLRSFVSEPMRWGRLFLAGDAAHIVPPTGAKGLNLAASDVIMLSEALADHYRGGSDAGLDGYSARALARVWKAERFSWWFTSITHRFPDMDGFARRIQAAEIDYIRGSQAAQRTLAENYVGLPLMAA; the protein is encoded by the coding sequence ATGCGCACCAGCATAGCCATTATCGGCGCCGGCCCGGCCGGCATGTTCCTGGCCCATCTGCTCGCGGCGGAGGGCATTGCCGCCGTCGTGCTGGAACGGCGCGACCGGACCTATGTCGAGGGGCGGGTGCGTGCCGGCGTGCTGGAACAGGTGACGACCGACCTGATGCATCGACTGGGCCTCGGCAGCCGGCTCGATCGCGAGGGGCTGGTCCATGGCGGCACCCAGATTTCGCTCGACGGTTCGCTGTTCCGCATCGACATGGCGGCGCTGACCGGGGGCAGCGCGGTCACCGTCTATGGCCAGCAGGAAGTGATGCACGACCTGTTCGAGGCGGCGCCGGAGCGCGGTGTCGAGATCGTCTGGAATGCGCAGGATGTGACGCTGGAGGGGCTGGACGGCGATCACCCGGTGGTCCGCTGGCGCCAGGACAGCGTCGCGCAGGAATTGCAGTGCGACTATGTCGTCGGCTGCGACGGCTATCATGGCGTCAGCCGCAACAGTATCCCCGCCCATGTGCTGCGCACGTTCGAGCGTGTCTATCCGTTCGGCTGGCTCGGCATATTGGCCGATGTGCCGCCCGCCGACCATGAACTCATCTACGCCAATCATGAGCGCGGCTTCGCGCTCGCCTCGATGCGCTCGCCCACGCGCAGCCGCTATTATATCCAGTGCAGCCTCGACGAGCAGGTCGAGGACTGGTCCGACGATCGTTTCTGGGACGAGCTTTGCCTGCGCCTTGGCCCCGACGCCGCATCGCGCGTCACCCGCGGGCCGAGCTTCGAGAAGTCGATCGCGCCGCTGCGGTCCTTCGTGTCGGAACCGATGCGCTGGGGCCGGCTGTTCCTGGCCGGCGATGCCGCCCATATCGTGCCGCCGACCGGCGCCAAGGGACTCAACCTCGCCGCGTCGGACGTCATCATGCTGAGCGAGGCGCTGGCCGACCATTATCGCGGCGGATCGGATGCCGGGCTGGATGGCTATTCCGCCCGCGCCCTGGCCCGCGTCTGGAAGGCGGAGCGCTTTTCCTGGTGGTTCACCTCGATCACCCACCGCTTCCCCGACATGGACGGTTTCGCCCGCCGCATCCAGGCCGCCGAGATCGACTATATTCGCGGGTCGCAGGCGGCGCAGCGGACGCTGGCGGAAAATTATGTCGGCCTTCCGCTGATGGCGGCCTGA
- the secG gene encoding preprotein translocase subunit SecG has protein sequence MFTFLLVVQAIVAALLVTVILMQKSEGGGLGVGGSPAGLMSARGAADFLTRSTTILATIFVLLSITLAVIASVRHAGGDIDTSLVKSAPATQAPAPATGNADPLAGAASAAGNGSAANGAVPLAN, from the coding sequence ATGTTCACCTTCCTTCTCGTCGTGCAGGCGATCGTCGCTGCCCTGCTGGTCACCGTCATTCTGATGCAGAAGTCGGAAGGTGGCGGTCTGGGCGTCGGTGGCAGCCCGGCCGGGCTGATGTCGGCGCGCGGCGCGGCGGATTTCCTGACGCGTTCGACCACGATCCTGGCGACCATCTTCGTCCTGCTGTCGATCACCCTGGCGGTCATCGCCTCGGTCCGTCATGCCGGCGGCGACATCGACACCTCGCTGGTCAAGTCGGCTCCCGCCACGCAGGCCCCGGCGCCCGCGACCGGCAACGCCGACCCGCTGGCCGGGGCGGCCAGTGCCGCCGGCAATGGTTCGGCAGCGAACGGCGCAGTTCCGCTCGCTAACTGA